The genomic region CGGTCCCACCACCGCCTCTATTTCATCACGGGTGCTGAGGCCGCGCCGCTCGATCTCGCGGGCGTCGGCCAGCAGGCTGTGATGACCGCATCGGCTGAGATGTGCGGCCAGGTGCGGGCGTGCCGCATCCCCGGCAAGCAGGTCTTCGAAGGCGTCGTCGGGGATCAGCAGTTCGGCAACCGGTATCCGGCCACGAAAACCGGTGAAACCACAGGCTGGACAGCCGCTGCCGACGGTTCCCGGCCCGGGTGAGCAGTCCGGGCAAAGCCGCCGTACCAGCCGCTGGACCAGGATTGCCGCCAGAACACCCGCCAGCCGGCGCGGTGCAAGCCCCAGATCGCGCAGCCGATCGATGGTGCCCAGGGCATCGCCCGCATGCAGCGTGGTGTATACCCGATGGCCGGTGACGGCGGCACGATAGGCCATGGCGGCGGTGGTCTCGTCGCGCATTTCACCGATCAGCAGCACGTCGGGATCCTGGCGCATCAGCGACCGGATGCCGTCGGCGAAGCTCAACTCCGGCAGACGCGACAGGTCGGTCTGGCGAATGCCGTCCAGCGGATATTCCACCGGATCCTCCAGCGTCGCGACCGCAAGGCGTCGGCGGTCTATCAGGCCGGTCAACGCGCGCAGGGTCGTGCTCTTGCCGCTGCCGGTGGGGCCCGCGACCACCACGATCCCGTCGGGCCGGCGGGCAATATGGCGCAGCCCTTCGACGATGCGCGACGTGAGGCCCAGACCTTCGAGCTGGCGCAACCGGCGGTCGGCATCCAGCAGCCTGAGAACCACGGCCTCGCCGTGCACGGTGGGATGGGTCGCGATGCGGATCTCCACCGCCAGGCCGTCGATTTTGCTGGTGATCCGTCCGTCCTGGGGACGCAGGGTGACGACCGCATCCAGCCCCGCCATCACCTTGAAACGGGTGACGAGCCCTGAGGCGATGGCGGCATCCAGCAGGCGGAACGGGGTCAGCACGCCGTCGATCCGCAGGCGAATGCCCAGATGTCCCGGCGCCGGATCGAGATGCAGATCGGACGCGCCGGCCCGGACGGCGGCGGCGATCAGCATATCGGCAAGGCGTGTCACCGCGCTTTCTTCGGCATCGGCGGACGGCCGGTCGCGGAACGGGTCTTCGGGCATGTGCTCGGCCGCGATCGTCAGGCCGGGGGTGGCGCCGCTGCCGGCCGCCGCGGCAATCATGGCGTCGATCATCGGATCATTGCGATGCAACCGGCCGATCAGGCGGGCGAAGGCGGTTCGCCCGATAACCATGCGCCGCAGCTGCCCCGCATGGCCGAGCCGGCGGCGAATGGTTTCCGCTGCCGTGAGATCGTCGGGATCGATCATCGCAAGCAGCAGTTCGCCCCGTTCGACCCCCAGCGGAACGGCACCGGCGGTGACCAGCATCTCGGCCGACAACCCGGCCGGATCCGACGGCACCGGATGACCGGGCCAGGCGGCCAGGCCCGATTCCGCAGCCAGCACCGCCACGAGATCGGCCTCGTCGACCAGCCCCATATGTTCGATCGCACGCAGCAGTGATCCTCCGGGAAGCCGCTCTGCCTCGCGCCGGACCAGCCGGGCGGCATCCGCGGTCAGCAGGCCACGCGCCATCAACGCATCTGCCAGATCTCGTCCCCCAGTCTCCGACTTGCTACCGCTGATCATGTTCATAATGAAAATCCACTACCTATACAATTAAACCAAAAGATGTGGATCTAGATCGTTCAAGATGCATTATTGCCAACTACATCTCGTTTAAAGATTGCATACGCAAGGGGTCACGATTTGTCGAGTCTGAATCGCCTGAGACGCGTGAATACCGAAGACGGTTTCGTCTTGGTAGAAATTGCCGTCGCTGTGTTCGTGCTTGCTCTGCTTCTTGGCAGCCTTCTGCCGCTCCTGCGGGCGGAGATTGTCTCGGCACGAGGGGCGGCGACCGATCGACGAATGACGGCGGTCATGGCCGTTCTGGCGGCCGAGCTGGCCCGGAATGGTCGCCTGCCATGCCCTGCAGGCGGCATGGACGGCGTGGCGGAGACTGCCTGCAGCGGTGCCGCAATCGGCCGGGTGCCGACCGCGAGTCTCGGGCTGCCGACGGCAGCCGTTCAGGACGGCTGGTCGCAGCCATTCACCTATGCCGTGGATGCGCGTGCAACACAGACGGCGGATCTGACGGACTGGTGTGGCCGGGCCGACGGCTTCGATGCGCTGACGCTGGACGGGGCCACCCCACACCATCCCGTGGTGCTGCTTGTGGCACATGGGCCGGGTGGTGGCGCCTGGCTGGCCGGGGGCGGACGGGCACCGGGTGCCGCGTCGGACGCCGAGATCGAAAATGCCGATGACGATGCGATTTTCGCAACCGTGCCGATCGTCGCCTCAGGTCCCGACAGGTTCGACGATCGCATTCTGGCCTATGCGGAGCCTGCATTCACAAGCATGCATGACATCCATTGCCCCGTCGCGGCCGTCGGGTCGGGGCAGGGGGGATGATCAGCCGGCCGCCACGGTTGCCCGTGCGGCCGTGACCTCGGCTTCCAGCCGGGATGCCGCGGCCGTATCCGGGGCACCCACCTCCAGCGACGCACAGGCGGCGGCCAGACGGTGATAGCCGTAATTGGCCGCCAGCCCCTTCAGGGCATGCAGGGCACTGCGCCATGCATCCGCATCCCCCGTCGTGGCGGCTGCGGCGATCTGTTCATGGGTGCTGGCCGCACTTTCGGCGAACATGCCGTAAAGGGCGCGTGTCCGTTCAGCGCCGAGGGCCTTTTCGATCTCGTCGCGCCGCACCGGGTCGAGCACCGGGGCGGTCCTGTCGACGTCGTCGGATGGCTCGTCTTGCGTAGCCGGCCCGGAGGGCGGCCGTCCGTCATAAAGCAGGCCGGCCAGGGTGTCGCGCAGTTCGCCCCAGTTCACCGGCTTTGCCACAAAGGCATCGATCCCTGCGTCCAGATAGCGTGAGCGGTTTTCCGGCATCGCGTCGGCGGAGAGCGCCAGGATCGGCACCTTGCCATCCTCTCCCGGCCGTGCGCGGATCCGGCGGGTGGCCGTGACGCCGTCCATCCGCGGCATCTGCATGTCCATGACGATCGCATCGAAGGCGGTTCCGGCCGACATCTCGACCGCCGCCGCGCCATCCTCTGCCACCGCCACGTCGAAGCCCATGCGTTGCAGGGCCTCGTTCAGGAGTTCCCGATTGACCGGGTTGTCCTCGGCGATCAGGAGCCTGCGACCCTTGAACGCGGGCACGGCCATCAGCGTGCCGGCGTTGTGCCTGTCTGTCGATCGGGCGGGGCCGTCCGGATCGGGCTCCCGGCCGGCGGCATGTCCGCTCCGGGTCCGGCAGGGGAGCATGATCGTGAAGACGGACCCGACGCCGGGCAGGCTGTCGACGGTGAGTTCGCCGCCCATCGCCGTGGTCAGCCGACGCGAGATGGCCAGTCCCAGACCGGTTCCCGACGGCGGTGTCGCATCGTTCGGGGCGGTGGTGGCGTCAGAGCGATCCGTCGCCTGAACGAAGGGTTGGAAAATCGCATCCAGCGCATCTGCCGCAATGCCGATGCCGGTATCGGCGACCGCAATGGACAGGAAAGAGGGTGGATCACCCTCGCCCTTGACGTCGACGCGGATTTCGACGAAGCCGGTCTCGGTGAACTTGATGGCATTGCCGACCAGATTCATCAACACCTGCCGCAGGCGCATCGGGTCGGCCAGCACCGTCTCGGGAACAGCGGCGCCTCGGCGGATCGACAGATTGATCCCCTTCTGCGACGCCCGGCCTTCGAACAGCCCGACGACATCATCCAGCAGCCGGCCGATCACGACCGGTTCCTCGTGCAGGACCAGGCGCCCCGCCTCTACCTTCGAGAGATCCAGAATATCGTTGAGCAGCGTCATCAGCCCTTCGGCCGACCGGCGCATCGCCGTCACCCACCGCCGCTGCCGGCCATCCAGATCGGTGGCGGCCAGCAGATCGAGCATACCCAGTACCCCGGTCATGGGCGTGCGCAGCTCGTGGCTCATATTGGCCAGGAACATCGATTTGGCCGCGTTGGCGCGCTCGGCCGAGGCGCGTGCGGTCCGCAGATCCTGTTCAATACGATGCAGTCCGGTGCCGTCGATCGCCAGCACATCGGCGATCAGCCGGCCGTCGGCCATGGGGCGCGGTGTGGTGGCATAGAGCAGCACCCAGCGCGTCACGCCGTCACGGCCGTGAAACGGCAGGCCGAAGCCGGGCGGCGTATCGCCGCGGATCGCGGCCCGGATCGCGGGCAACAGGCGCTGATCGTCGCGCCGTGCCATTTCATCCAGCCGGCGCGGATCGGAACAGATCAGATCGGGGGAGAGGCCGCCGGTCAGATTGCGGATGCCGGCCCCGGCATAGAGCACCGCAATATCGCCGCCCGGATCCAGGCGGATCTGCAGGATTGCCCCCGGTACGTTGTCGGCGATGGCCTGAAAGCGCCGCCGTTCCGACGCCAGCGCCCGTTCGGCGGTCAGGCGCCGCCGTTCGACCGTCAGAAGCCCTCCCAGAACCACGGTGGCAATGATCCCGCTGAGGACGAGAAGGGGGCCGAACTGCCTCAACAGGCGACCGTCATGAACCAGGCCGTGGATGGCTGCGATCAGCACCATGGCCGGCACACCGACCACGGCACCGGCAATAAACAGATCGAACATCCGGATGCCGGTCTTGCGCCGCAGCGCCCACCAGCCCACCGACATCAGGCTGACCACCACCAGCGACAGGGCCGTGGGGATCGCGATCGGCCCGCCCTGCAGCAGCCGGGATGCAACCGTCGTGGCACCCACCACTAGCGTTGCGACCGGGCCGCCGAACGGAGCGGACAACAGAACCAGAACGGCCCTGCCGTCGAAAGCGATGTCGGGGGCGATCTCCACAGGGATCGCCATCGAAATCAGGGCCGAGATCGCGAAGATCAGCCCGACCACGATGCCGCGCGTCAGCCGGCTCATCTGCAGGCGACACTGTCCGAACGCACCGAAGGCGAGGGCGGCAAGCGCGATCACGCCCAGATTCTGTGTCAAGGGCAGCAGCAACGGGCCCCAATGCTGCATGAACATGTGACGGGTGGTCCCTGGGTGACGTCCATGGCGTGCCGCTGCCCGTCGCCGGTCGTGCCGCCTGTCGGCATTTTACACCGCCGCGATGTGCCGCGGTACTTGCAACGATGCATTTTCTTCCGAAACCGACAGTTGATTAAGAATAACAGTCATAATCCGGACGTGATCGCCGTTCAGCTGGAACCGCAACGGCTGTACAGGCATTCTGAGAGGGGGCGCCCTTGACGCCGCCAGGCTTTACGTTTACGTTAACGTCAAACAGCAGCCGGCTTGAGCCGGCCCGCATGGGGAGGTAAGGCATGAGCACCGACGATCTGGTCCGGCGCATGCAGGAGAAGGCCGCCAAGGGCGGGGCTCTTGGATCGACCGTCAAGTTCGAGCTTGAGGACGGGACGATCTTCATCGACGGCCGGTCGGCCCCTGCCGAGGTTTCGGCAGAGGATCGCGATGCCGACTGCACCATCCGCTGTTCCGCGGAAACCCTGGACAGGCTGATGACCGGCGATCTGTCGGCGACCATGGCCTTCATGACCGGCAAGCTGAAGGTCGAGGGCGACATGACGGTTGCGATGAAGCTGTCGTCGATTCTCTGAGTATACGGTCGGCTGCGGACGTCGTTCGACGCCTGCGGCCGGCGATCCGATGCTTCCGTCTGTCGACACCGGGTGTGTCCGGCAGATCCCCCCGGAAGCAGGTAAGGGGATGCAGGCCTTGTGGCTGCATCCCCTTTTTCGTGTCCGGACCCGATCAGGGACCGGTCCGGATGAAAAAGGCGGGACCCGGAAGGATCCCGCCTTTTCCACGCATGCGCCCGAGGCCGCCTGATCAGCCGGCCTGCTTCATCAGCCAGTCGCCATAGGCCTCACGCAGTTTCAGCTTCAGCAGCTTGCCGGTGGCGGTATGGGGCAGCTCCTCGACGAAAATCACGTCGTCGGGCAGCCACCACTTCACGACCTTGGTCTCCAGGTAGTCGAGCATGCCCTGCTTGTCGAGCGTCGCACCTTCGCGCCGGATCACCAGCAGCAGCGGACGTTCCTGCCACTTCGGATGGGCAACGCCGATGACCGCCGCTTCCTTAACGTCGGGATGGCCGACCGCCGCGTTTTCGAGATCGATGGAGCTGATCCACTCGCCGCCCGACTTGATGACGTCCTTGGCGCGGTCGACGATCTGGGCATAACCGTCCTGATCGACCGTCGCGATGTCGCCGGTGTCGAACCAGCCGTCCTCGTCGAGGATGTTCTCGTCATCGCGACGGAAATAGGACTTCAGCACCCAGGGACCGCGGACCTTCAGATGGCCGAAGGCGACACCGTCATTGGGCAGCTCGTTGCCGTCATCGTCGGTGATCCGCATTTCGACGCCATAGGCCGGCTTGCCGATCTTGGTCTGCAGCTTGTACTTGGCCTCCTGGTCCAGCGTCAGGTGCTTGGCCTTGAAGGTGCAGGCGGTGCCGATCGGGCTGAGTTCGGTCATACCCCAGGCATGGAGCAGGAAGGTGCCGTGCTTTTCCTGGAACTTGCGGATCATCGACTCAGGCGCGGCGGAACCGCCGACCACGGCGATGCGCACGCCTTCCATGCGCCGGCCGATCTCGTCCAGATGGTTGAGCAGGGCGAGCCACACGGTCGGCACGCCGGCCAGCACGGTCGGGCGCTCCATCTCGATCAGTTCGGCAAGACCGGGACCGTCCAGCCGCGGCCCGGGGAAGATCAGCTTCGCGCCGACCATCGGGCAGGCATAGGGCAGGCCCCAGGCATTGACATGGAACATCGGCACCACCGGCAGCACGGCATCGGTCGCCGAGATGCCGAGCGTGTCGGTCATGCACACGCCATAGGAATGCAGCACGTTCGAGCGGTGGGAATAGAGCACCCCCTTGGGGTTACCCGTGGTGCCCGAGGTGTAGCACAGCGACGAGGCGGTGTTCTCGTCGAAGCTGGGGAAGGCGTAGCTGTCGGAGTGATCCGCAATCAGCTCTTCATAGCAGATCGCGTTGGGGATCGACGTCTCGGGCATGTTGGCCCGGTCGGTCAGGATGACCACCGCTTCGACCGTCGGGATCTTGCCGATCAGCTTTTCGATGATCGGGACGAAAGTCAGGTCGACCAGGATGACCCGGTCTTCGGCATGGTTGACGATGTACTCGATCTGCTCGAGGAACAGGCGCGGGTTGATCGTGTGCAGGATCGCCCCCATGCCCGAGACCGCAAAATAGGCCTCGAAATGGCGATAGCCGTTCCAGGCCAGGGTGCCGACGCGGTCGCCCATGGCAATGCCGAAGCGCGAGGCGAGTGCATTGGCAAGCTGCTGCACGCGCTTATAGGCATCCGCATAGGTGTAGCGGTGGATGGGGCCTTCGCAGGTCCGTGACACGATCTCCACGTCGCCGTGAAACCTGGCGGCGTTCCTGATCAGCGGTGCGATCAGAAGCTGCGTGTCCATCATCTGGCCGCGCATGGATCCTCCCTTGGGATATGCAGTGGCGCCGCTCCGTCTTCCGGAGCCGCGTCGGCCGGCCGCGCCTGAACGGCCGTGTCCTGGAATGTCCGTCGCAACCCATGCCGCACGATACCGCTCCCCCAAGCGGGCCGCCGGTCGTTGTACGGGTTGCCGGCGGGGGCCAGACTACCGCGTCGGTACCGCTTTGTGAACTGGCTTGCACCCTGGCGAAGCCCGCAGAAAACCGCCATTTGCGCGCTTCCCGCAGCAGGTTCCGAAGAGGCGAAGATCTTCGCGTGTGCCGTGGGGTGATCCGTCTGGTGACCCGGGCATGGCCTCGTCAACGCAAGAGGCTGAGCGGTGTGCCGGAGACAAGAAAAAACCCTGCAGGCGAACCTGCAGGGTTTTTTCAATTGGCTCCCCGAGCCGGACTCGAACCAGCGACCCGGTGGTTAACAGCCACCTGCTCTACCGACTGAGCTATCGGGGATCAGTGCGTCCGGGGCCTTCGGTAGGGCATCCCGTCCGTGTCGTCTGTGGGCCGGGCTTTTATCACCGCCTTGCCCGCCTGTCCAGCTTTATTTTCGGTCGCTTCCAAGCTCTGTTCGGAAGTCTCCGGTATGCCGGCATCCTGCCGGGGCAGGATGGAAGAGTTGGAGGCCGGGGGCGGGATCGAACCGCCGATCGGGGATTTGCAGTCCCCTGCATTACCACTTTGCTACCCGGCCACCGGGTCTTCACTGCGGGCTGCCGTTCCGATCCGTGATCTGTCGATCCATGATCTTTCAGGCAGCGATGTCTTCAAGCCGTGTCGCCGACTTGGCGTCGATGACCGTCCCGTGACGGATCGCGTTTATAGAGAGGTCGGCTGGTGCGGTCAACCCCGCAATCGCTGCCTCACCGACGATCCGTCGCGAAGCCCAGTCTATCGGCTTGGATGGCCCCCGTCACGGCTCGTCTGCATCTGCGGCGGACGGCGTGATTGTCATCCCCTGCGGCCCCCGGTATAAGTTGCGGCGATGCGTCACCCGATGCCGCGTCGTCGTCTGACCGACCGGAAGCAGCCGAGAGCCCATAGCATGCACGACTACAGCGATGCCCGCCGCAACATGGTGCTGAGCCAGCTCCTCACCAACAAGGTCACCGACGAACGCGTGATCGAAGCCATGGGCGCGGTTCCGCGCGAGCGCTTCGTCCCCGCGAGCCATCGGGCCGTGGCCTATGTCGACGAGGATGTGGCGGTCGGCCATGGCCGTTTTCTCATGGAGCCGATGCTGTTCGCGCGGCTGCTTCAGGCCGCCGACGTGAAGTCGAACGAGGCGGTGCTCGACGTCGCCTGCGCCACCGGCTATTCGACTGCGGTTCTCGCCCGCCTCGCCTCGGCGGTGGTGGCGCTGGAGGATCAGCCCGAACTTGCCGAACAGGCGGGTGAACTGCTCGATCAGCTGGGGGTCAGCAATGCCGCCGTGGTGTCGGGCCCGGTGGTCGACGGCTATGCCGCCCAGGCGCCCTACGACGTGATCGTCGTCGAAGGCGCGCTGGAGGTGGAGCCCAAGGCCCTGCTGGACCAGTTGGCCGATGGCGGCCGCCTGGTCGCGGTGATGAACGACGATGGCCGCGTCGGCCGCGCGACGATCTTCACCAATTATGCCGGGGCGATCGCCCGCCGGACCCTGTTCGATGCCTCGACGCCGCATATCGCCGCCTTCCGCAAGAAGGTCGGCTTCGTTTTCTGACGACGGGACCATCGTGCATCCCGGGTGACGGGACCCGGAATGCGCGACTGCCGGGCGGGGAGGCCCGGTCGACATCCACGGATGGGGAGACGGGACGGTGAAACGATCGGTACTCGCGGCGGTGCTCGCCGCCGGCACCATGCTGGCGACGCCCTTCGTCGCTTCGGCTGAATCGCTTCAGGATGCGCTGGTCTCGGCCTATGCCGGCAATCCGCGCATCGATGCGATCCGTGCCCAGCTGCGCGCCGTCGACGAGAACATCCCCACCGCTCTGGCGGGTCGCAGGCCGCAGGCGCAGATCCAGGCGAGTGCCGGTCGTGCCGGAACTTCGGTCCAGAACAGCAAGACATACGGCACAGATCCGCGCTCGGTCACCCTGCAGATCACCCAGCCGGTCTGGACCGGTGGGCGGGTGGATGCACAGCTGGGCCAGGCCGAGGCGCAGGTGCTCGCCACCCGCGAGCAGGTGCGGGCGATCGAGCAGGACGTCCTGCGCGAGGCGGCGTCGACCTATGGCGATGTTTTCCGTGATCGTGCCGTGGTCAATCTCAACGAGAACAATGTCCGCGTGCTGGAGCGTCAGCTGCAGGCGACGCGCGACCGGTTCGAGGTGGGCGAGGTGACCCGGACCGACGTCGCCCAGGCCGAAGCCCGGCTGGCCAGTGCCCGGGCCGATCTGACCGCAGCGCAGGGCGCATTGGCGAGTTCCGAGGCGACCTATCTTCGCGTCGTCGGCCGCACGCCCGAGACGCTGGAGCCGCCGCGTCCCTTTCCGGAGCTGCCCGTCACCCGCGCCGACGCCATCGGCCGCGCCCGCGACGACAACCCCTCGGTGCGGGCCGCCCGTTACACCGTCGATGTCGCCGAGCAGCAGGTGAATTCGGCCCAGGCGACCCGCATGCCTCAGGTCTCGGTGGTCGGCAGCCATCAGCGCGAGCGCGACAGCTCTTATGCGCTCGACCGGACGGAAGACAGCCGGATCGTCGCCCAGGTCACCGTGCCGCTCTATCAGGGCGGCGGCGAGTTCGCCGGCATCCGGCAGGCCAAGGAAACCCGTGCCCAGCGGCGCGGCGAGCTGATGACGGCCGAGCGTCAGGCCGTGGAGGGTGCCACCGCCGCCTGGGAGCAGCTGCGGTCCGCTCAGGCCTCGATCGCCTCGCTGGACGCCGCCGTGCGTGCGGCAGAGATCGCACTGGAAGGCGTGCGAGAAGAGGCAGCCGTCGGCGCCCGCACTACGCTCGACGTGCTCGATGCCGAACAGGAGCTCTTTATCGCCCGGGTCAATCTGGTTCGGGCGCAGCGCAACGTCATCGTCGCCGGTTTCGAACTGGCGGCGGCGGTGGGTGCGCTCGACATCCAGGCGATTTCCGCCGATGTACCCGTCTACGACCCCCAGGACAATTACCGAGAGGTACGCGAAGCCTGGTGGGGGACGGGCGACTGACCGGAGGGATTGCCCTCCGACCCACCCCGAATGTCGGCCCAACCGGCCCCGCCCGCAGCGGGGCCGGTTCGTCGTTGCTGGCATTCATCGGCCGACTGCCTTAGAGTGGCGGCAACCGGACACGCGCGAGGAGCCCCAAGGGGCCGATGACCGACAGGACTCAAAACCAGGAACCGTCGATGGAGGAAATTCTCGCCTCCATCCGGCGCATCATCGCCGAAGAGGACGGTGAAGAGGGTGGTGCCGCGGCACCGGCTGCGGCCGGTGGTACGCAGCCGCCGCGGGACGATCGTGAGGATGTGCTCGACCTGATCGATGTGGTCGAGCCCGATCCCTTCGACGATCCGGCGCCGGAGCCCGAACCCGATCCGCGCGGCGGCAACGATTTCGACGAGGACGATTTCGGCCCCGGCCCAAGCTTTGCGGCGTCTGCCGACGACGATCTGTTCGACGACGAGCCCGCCAGGCCCGAGGCACCTGCGGCCGATCCCTGGGATGCGCTTCAGGACGACGAGGATGACGACTTCGCCTCGGAACCGGAGCCGGACCCCGAGCCGGAACCCGAACCCGCGCCGCCGCCCCGTCCGGAGCCGGCACCGGCACCGCGGCCTGCGGCAGCCGATGGCGACGGGCTGATGTCGCAGGCGGCAAGTGCGGCGACGGTCGCGGCCTTCGCGACGCTCGGCCAGGCCCTGACCGGCGGCGGACCGACCGAGGGGCGGCCCCAGGCGGCCTTTGGCGGCCGGACGCTGGAAGAGCTGGTCGCCGACATCCTGCGCCCCCTGCTCAAGGACTGGCTGGACCAGAACCTGCCGCCGATGGTGGAACGTCTGGTACGTGAGGAAATCCAGCGGCTCGCGGAACGCTCGCTGCGTTCGTGAACCGCAGGCTGTCCGGCGGGCGTGCCCGCGGGCACGCCCTGATCACGCCGGACGGGGACGAAAGGCCGGATCATCCGGCCGACGCCGCGCCCGGCCCTGCACAGATCGGCGGCCGGTGAGCCTGTTCGGGCCCGACCGACCGCCCCAGAAGACAGCGGAACGGAACGGCATGCTGGACAAGACCTTCAGGCCTCAGGAGGCCGAGGCGCCGATTTACGAAGGCTGGCGCAAGAGCGGAGCCTTCCGCGCGGATGTGCGCTCGGGGGCGGACCCGTACACGATCATGATGCCGCCGCCGAACGTCACCGGCAGCCTGCATATCGGCCACGCGCTGACCTTTACCATCCAGGATGCGCTGATCCGCTATCGGCGCATGACCGGGCGCGACACCCTGTGGCAGCCCGGCACCGACCATGCCGGTATCGCGACCCAGATGGTCGTGGAGCGCCAGCTGGCCGAGCAGGGCATCACCCGCAACGATGTCGGCCGCGACGGGCTGATCGACCGGATCTGGACCTGGAAGGAACAGTCGGGCGGCCGCATCCTCGACCAGTTGACCAGGCTGGGGGCCTCGGCCGACTGGCCGCGGGAACGCTTCACCATGGATCCGGCCTTCTCCGCCGCGGTGCGCAAGGTGTTCGTCACCCTGTACAAGCAGGGGCTGATCTACCGCGACAAGCGGCTGGTCAACTGGGACCCGAAGCTGAAAACTGCGATCTCGGATCTGGAGGTCGAGCCGAAGGAAGTGAAGGGCAATTACTGGCACCTGCGCTATCCGCTGGCCGACGGCTCGGGCCGCCATATCGTGGTCGCAACCACGCGCCCCGAGACCATGCTGGGTGATACCGCCGTTGCGGTGCATCCCGACGACGAGCGCTATGCCGACCTGGTCGGCAAGGAAATCCTGCTGCCGCTGACCGGCCGGCGGATCCCGATCGTCGCCGACACCTATTCCGACCCCGAGAAGGGGTCGGGCGCGGTCAAGATCACGCCGGCGCACGACTTCAACGACTTCGAGGTCGGCCGCCGGCACGGTCTGGACATGATCAACGTGCTCGACGCCGATGCCCGCATCGTCGACGAGCCGGTGATCCCGGCCGCCTATCGCGGTCTCGACCGGTTCAAGGCCCGCGAGCGGATCGTCGCCGATCTCGAGGCGGCGGGGCTGCTGGAGGGGATCGAGCCGGTCACCCATACCGTTCCCTATGGCGACCGTTCGGGCGTGGTCATCGAGCCCTGGCTGACCGATCAGTGGTATGTCGATGCGCCCAAGCTCGCCATCCCGGCGGTCGAGGCGGTGGAGACCGGCAAGACCGTCT from Tistrella mobilis harbors:
- a CDS encoding DUF2497 domain-containing protein, producing the protein MTDRTQNQEPSMEEILASIRRIIAEEDGEEGGAAAPAAAGGTQPPRDDREDVLDLIDVVEPDPFDDPAPEPEPDPRGGNDFDEDDFGPGPSFAASADDDLFDDEPARPEAPAADPWDALQDDEDDDFASEPEPDPEPEPEPAPPPRPEPAPAPRPAAADGDGLMSQAASAATVAAFATLGQALTGGGPTEGRPQAAFGGRTLEELVADILRPLLKDWLDQNLPPMVERLVREEIQRLAERSLRS